TCTTGTAAGATGTATTTTCATCCCGACGCTCAAGCATTGTGGGAGTGTACTAGTTAGAGGCCACATTCAGTTTTCTTGTTGAGATTGCCAAGATCGGGATGTTGTAATGGAGCACTGTCTGGGTTTTAGAAAAGTGCAGGTTGTTTCAGGTTTTAGTTTAGCCTTGCTTTGGGCTATTGGTAGGTTGAGGAGGTGGAGGTGactcttcttttgttttgttaggtATAGTTTGCTGGGATTAGGTTGGGGAGGTGACACTTAAGAAGggatttggaaaaataattcaatttttcCTTCGAAAAATTATACATATAAAGTGTGCAAATGAGATGCGGAATTGGTTGATCATGTTCTTACTCCTTGTATGCTATCCATTGGGTGTGCTGAATGAAGTTTATAGAACTTTAGCATTGTTGAGTGGAGTAAATGTCAGGAAGGCTTTGCATTTTATGTGGGTACTAGGGGTAGAAAGGAATTCGTGGTCTTTGATGGGGTGGACAGACCTCTGTTTAGATGAAATTGAATTCCTGTTTGTTGAGTCTAAAGTATAGGTTGGTCTCCTAGGATATTAATTTCTCAACCGAGGAATTATTTTGAGTCTTTTGTGAATTTCATACAATTGTTTCGGGGTACCGAATTTGCCTTAGGCCTGAGTCCCACATTAGGATAGGTGACTATTCATCACCTTTAAGGTTCTCAATTTTTAGGCTCTCTCCTGAATCATGAGGAATATTCAATTTCGTTCAGCTTCTCTCGtaaaaaatgttaattttttgggattGTCTGACTTAGTCGTATTCCTTTCAAGGAAGTATTGCATGTAGTTTCATCGATTTATGATCCAAAAGCAGTGGTGGCTCTAGGAATATATGCAGAGTTGATATACAAGCTTTATTCTCAAATTGTAGTCCAAAAAACTACATTGTTTAATATCTAATCTCGACTTCAAATAGATCAGCAAAAGTAATGTAGTGTATTGGTCTGTTCCAGATTCAATTGGTGTATGGAGTGATGAGTGAGTTTGTTAGGATCTCAATTTTTTCCAGTGTGTTCCTTATTTTTCAAGGTTGTTCATGTCGCTATTAAATTGAATAATGTCATTATAACATCTTTGCCCTTTGTCATGTGAAAGTATTCAATTGACCACCCTCAGCTTCATGTGGAGGCACAAGTGATTCAGAGCTGTCTAATTTTAATTgtcttttgtatttgtttggtTCTATAATTATATTAGCCTCTTCTTCCTATTGGTTTTCTTCATTTGTTTCATGCTGTTTATAATCCATCCTTAATTACCGTTAATCATGGACTTTCTGTTTTCTTAGTGTTGCTTTAATGACCTTTTACAGTTTAGTTTCTGGTCTTTAACCCGCCAAAAACATAATAGAAGATTCACAACAAATTGTAtatcatgtatatatataggttgGTGACAGTAGGTTGTGCTCCCAATATATGCTAGTGAGAAAGCCGCGATAAGTTTTAGTtgtataaatttcttttaagcAGGGAAATGCTCAGAGACCAGAGGTGCGTGTAGTCACCTGGAACAACGATGAGCTTGCAACAGATGCGCTACCTGTCCACGGGTTTGAGCATTACAAGGCAAAGGACTATTCACTTGCTCATGCTCCATTCTCAGGTAAAATAATAGTAGAATCTGTTGATTTGCACAAAACGGCTGTAATACTTGTGCATTTCTTCGTAGGTAGCAGCTACGCAGGTGGTCAGTGGGCTGCTGGTGATGAGCCATTATACTATATTGTCTCCCCAAAGGATGTCGTTATTGCAAAACCTAGGTCAGTATCAATTGTTATCCCCTTCTTAGTTTCCagtaaatttgatttttcactttttctggATTGATTTCATCAGTTGGTATGCTATCTTTTGATTCTTATTCGTGAAGTAAGGAAAATGTTTCTTTGCACTTGGGAATTCCATAGTCACTTATTGTTTCCCAGTTAGTTTACTTCATGATATGGTGAAATGTGGATATTAGTATGGGAAATTGGTATACTATCTTTTGATTCTTATTCGTGAAGTGAGGAGTATATTTATTTGCACTTGGGAAATCTATGAGAGAGGGGCGGGGGGGCGAAGGggtgtcagagagagagagagtccctcATTGGCTCAGTCCCTAGGGCCAGACCTGAGCTTGCAGATCTTGAGGGAATTCGTATCATGGAGCTGTCAGGCGGTGGGTATGATGCGTGCTTCGAGATGTCAGATGTCTTGATAGCACCTCCTCTCTCTATGATTGGTGAAGGTGGAGCTCCCATTGTATAGGGCAAGCAGTAACAGCCCCATTGTGACggacaagaaagagagaaggggagagagGCACACACAAAACTCGACTCCGGCGACTAGTACATTAACATTCCACATCATCTCGATAGCGCCCCCTCTCTCTATGATCGGTGAAGGTGGAGCTCCCATTGTATAGGGCAAGCCGTAACAGCCCCATTGCTCTAGTCTTCACACCACAAGCCTCCTTTGGTTCCGAGCAAATTACCTAGGTTCTACTTCCGACCCAGTTTGTTGTTGGGATCTCATTAAGTATCTGCCGTATACTTGAAGGCTCCATGGAGGGGTCCCTTGCATTAGGAGATAGAGGGACATAAAGCCCAAAGCATTTGCTTGTTTGGAGAGATATGGAAGGGAAGGATTTATACCGGTGGTCATGGGCCCCCTGGTACATGCCCCGTGGTGAGGGCCTTTCGTATACCCTTCCTATGTATCATCCTTATTGCCTATATCAAACTGAAACAAAACTCAGCTGCTTTAGAAgaaaaaattctttattttagGTGCTTACAAAATATAGTGATTAAATTGAGGTCAAAAAATTCTTCCTTTTACGAGTTTTAATGCCCAAGGTAATGTAATTGCTTTTTAGCCGTCCTGATAGAGAAGTTATGGGATTTAAAAGGTTAATTTGGATTCCTTTACTAATTGCAATGTTTAGTTGCATCCATATTGCCTACAAAATATAGTGATTAAGTTGAGGTCAAAAAATTCTTACTTCTACGAGTTTTAATGCCCAAGGTATTGTAATTGCTTTTTAGTTGTCTTGATTATGGGATTTAAAAGGTTAATTTGGATTCCTTTACTAATTGCAATGTCTAGTTGCATCCGTCTTGCCTACTTTCCCGGATAATCTGAAGCTTGCTATATCTTGTTGATTTTTAGGGATGCAGAAGATCATATTTCCTGGCTTCTTCAGCATGGATGGCATGAAAAAGCTTTAGCAGCAGTTGAAGCTGGACAGGGGCGGAGTGAACTTCTTGACGAGGTACTTTTGTTTTGTGATTTGTTTGTCTGTTTGTGTCTTTCTACGTCCTTAGAAGTAATTGGTGGGTTACATCTTTTTGTTTGTTCTCATGCTCATATATCAAAGAATGTTGGTGTAAAATTATGTTTTGGTTTCCTCTTTTTTCATCGGAAAAGCATTATATAGTGACCTATAGTTCGTTCAATTTTCATAAATTCTGACTGTAAACTATTTCTATATTGTCACTTTCACTAAATTTGGGTTACTTCTTGATCACCCAATTGATGCCTGAAATATACGCCATTCATCATCTGGTTCATAAGGGATATTGGTTCATTGAAGCCTATAGGGAAATAGGTTCATCTGGGATATGGGTTCAATTGCAGCCTTTGGAGTTCATAAGAACATCTCCGGTGCTTTGTGTTAGAATGGCCATGCCAAAGCCAGATTTTGTTATGCTACAGTATCAAGATGCTATATTTGTCAACGTTGCTCTAGTGATGCTAATGCGGTGTCTTCTATGTTGTGCCAAACCAAGACCATGAACCAAGCACGCACAAACACAAACCagattgagagaaaaaatttcCACTATTCCAACAATAGGTTACAATAAAACTCTCACCGAGGAGGAGCACCACATGCCAGAGGTCAATACAACTCACACACTCTCACACCTCTGGTTCTCTCCCTCCGTCTCACCCTCACAGCTCACACACTCACAGATTTCTACCACACCCAAATGGCTGAGCTACATGGCTATTTATAAGCTCCCATGGAGCTTTCTACACCCTTCCCTCATTAAGAGAAGTAGATGGTAGTTGGGGAGCTGCATTAACCATGCTAGTTGGTTGGTGGGAGTTGGGATTCTTGAGCCAAAAtacaacaaatctccaccttggcaaAAAATTCACGACTTGACACTACCCTGACTCAGAGAACTACCAATAACCGCACTCCACCTCAATAGGGGTGCCCGCGGTATCGTACGCCCTTCACCGTTGGGGGTCCACACCCCCAACCAAGGTGCCGTGCTAAGATCATCACTTTGCTGGTTGTAACTCCACCTCCTTAAAACCTGCATGCATACTTCCAGGGGCGTATCCGTCACAAACAAGTCCTGGAGCAAATGAGACTCGTATGGTCGTCGTCATGGTCGCTGGTGCTGTACAACACTTTAAACATGACCTTGTCTCAGTGCTCTGAGCTTCCCGATAAACTTCTCGGAGCTCCCGCATACCATTTGTATCTATTGTCTCGGCTTGAGAATCGCCTTGGGCCCTGTGACTTCTCTTGTGCCTATTTCATGTGCGTCGTTGCGTCCTCCTTGCTCCTTATCTACCCTGCCCCCCTCCTGTACTGTTTGACCTGTGTCTGACAGTAGCTCCACCTGGCAAAACACTCCCTTGAGTCCCTTCCAACCTGTACAGCTGACCAAATTTTCTTTCCTTGGAGCTCTCCACTGTCTCCCCCAGAAACTCTTAACGCTTCCTCACTTGCCGGGAAATTGCAGCCTTTTGAGTCCAGCATTCCGAGAGAAATTACGTTCTTCTTCAGTCCCGGAACATGTTGGACATTTGTGAGCTTCACCCTTCTCCCATCTGAAAAATGAAACCAGACTGTCCCTTTGCGCTATTCTGACAACCCCTCCATCATATGCCTTGTAACTTGCGAAACTCCTCCTGTCAGCGCACATGTGAGCACCCTGAGTCTAACACCCTGTCTGATCTCTCGAGATCTCAATGCCTGCTGTAGTGACTAGGaaagccttttcttgatcctcAAGATCCAAGACGGTCGCTGCCTCTGGTCCTTCCCATTTTCTGCTTTGTTCTTGGGGAAATTCCACCTGATGTGCCCCTCCTGGCCGCAACCATAGTAGCTAAACGTGCGACCCCTGGATGCAGATCTCCTTCTGATTGGAACTTCCGCCAGCCCTTCCTTGACTTCTACCCCTCCCCTTGCCCACAAGGGCTTGCGTGCCATTGTGGATGGTTGTGCCCATCTCCTTCCTCCTTGCCTCTTCATTGAATAGCACATCCTTGACCATGGTCATGGTCAACTTCCCATTTGGTGCCGAATTGCTGAGAGAAACCATCAGTGTCTCCCAATCGTCAGGCAAAGAACTGAGCAAGCCAAGATGTTTATAGGGCCCATATTCTTCCTCTCTGATGAACTGAGTCAGAAAGTATAGAAAAACACTGCTAATCCTAGGTGAATGATAAATCATAATCGTAGTAAGAAATAAAGGAGTGGAGGAAAGCTACCCTCTCCAAGAAATCATCCAGCTCTGTCTTTATGCAGCCAGGTCCTTTGTAGCTGCATGCAGAAGGGGTTGGCTGCAGCACACCATGAGGGACGGCTTTTCTTGCTTCATGAGAGCCTTCATGAACCTGAACTCCACAGATGTACTTGGCAGTGTGCTGcaaccatgaaaaaaaaaatttcagtttgGTTGCTAAAATCCCACTTGATATTAGAATAACACGACAATCTCCACCTGGTTTTAAGACCATCTCCCAAGTCTCTCTCCACTGGTTTGTAGTCTGGAAGGAAGCCTGCAGTAGACGCCTTTCGTCTTCACCCCTGTCATCTTAATGGGTCTATATTGTGACAAGAGACTATAAAGGCCAGAAATTGATCGAATAAAATTCGCAATATAACAACACTATGAGAAATTGGTTAAAATCACACAATTTaattccaccaaaaaaaaaccccccgtAAAATCCAAACCAACCCAACAATTTAAAagccataaaaaaataagttccaCAATAAGTTGGGGAGCTGCATTAACCAGGCTAGTTGGTTGGTGGGAGTTGGGATTCTTGAGCCAAAATACAACATTCTATTCTTCCCACAAAAATatcagaagaaaatgaaagatagaAGAAGAGTAGGTGTGGAAAATGGCCTTGGCCATTTCTGTGGCCAAATTTGGCCCGGAAAATGGCCTTGGCCATTTGTGCCACGTAGGCTTCCCCTCCCATCTTCAGCTACCAAATCCCCTCCCATTTGGTCAACAAGCAAATCATGTATACCGATTCTTGATTTCTAAAAGACAAGTGTCAGAGAAATTGGCGCCCATGGGAGCCTATACCTCCGGCCATGGAGATGCtagatttgtaaaaaaaattacacttctCCGAGAAAATCCAGAAATTTTCACGTACCTCTGCCGGAGAAAATCCACCAAATTTCATGAAATTTTCACGTACCTCTGCTGGAGAAATTAGCCTATAAATCTCTGCCGGAGAGAGAGATTCAGggtgttggagagagagagaccgtgCAAGAGAGATTGGTGTGTgcgtgaaagagagagagaaggaaccTAAAATCGTGGTTAGAAGGTGGTTAAACAATAGTTGTATATAAAAACTTAATTGATATTCAAAAGTTAGTTAAAAAAAGGTTGAGGAAGGGTGCCAAATTTTGGCTCCCCCACCACTGGAGCAGTTTGGCCAAATGTGGGTGCCCAAAACACTGTAGCATTGGCAATTTGGCTTTGGCACCCACAAAAATGGCACCcaccattggagatgctcttatagcTTGTCTAGCTTGTCAGTGGAGATGCTCCTACAGTATGTTCTATTATGGTGTCATTAAGGAATTTTGATCTGGTTTGTGCATTATCCATTCAGGTGGGCTCAAGATATCTGGATCATTTGATTGTGGAAAGGAAGTATGCTGAAGCGGCATCTTTATGTCCCAAATTGCTTCAAGGATCTGCTTCGGCATGGGAGAGGTACCAAATACATGAATCATCTTACATTTCttctgtattttatttttaataactGGAGGTGGGTTGTTTCTCACAGATGGGTTTTCCACTTTGCTCATCTTCGTCAACTTCCTGTACTCGTCCCATACATACCAACTGAGAACCCAAGGTTACGTGATACTGCTTATGAGGTATGCAACTTACAACAGTTCCTTTAAACTTAATTTGGTACTTGATATGCAATTTGGGCTTGCTAAAGTGAGAATAAGGGTCTCAGTGCGTTTATTATTGCACAGGTTGCTCTTGTTGCTCTGGCAACAAATCCATCTTTCCACAAGGATCTCTTGTCAACTGTCAAATCTTGGCCATCTGCACTATATTCTACCTTGCCTGTTATCTCAGCTATAGAACCTCAGCTTAATACTTCATCCGTGACTGACGTGCTTAAAGAGGTTAATATGATCAACCTCCCATTGATATATGTGGATTTAAGTTATTGTGTTTTTTCCCATTCAGCATTGCTTTACCTTGTCAGGCACTGGCAGAGTTGTACATCATTGATGGACAATACGAAAATGCTTTTTCACTATATGCTGATGTAAGTGCTCTGTATATGGATTCAATGCGAAATTTTGCTCATACAACAACCTAGCCACTGCTCAAACATGATGCACTCACTGGATGCACCATGAATCAGCTCTGGTTGTCCTCTTTATATCAAAACATTGCGTTGGGTGATTCCTTATcagttattttgttttatttttcagcTTATGAAGCCAGATGTATTTGACTTCATCGAGAAACATGACTTACATGAAGCAATTCGTGAAAAGGTATGTTTCAGTTATGTAAAAATGTTGCTTATCGCAGGCATGCTAAATTGCTGTTCCCAGAGTGCTTCTGCTTCTGGTTATTGAAAGTTGTTACTTAGTgacaaaaacagagaaaaggGAAAGACCACTGCTTTTTCATTATCCCAAATTTTCACATTATGATTATTGTTTGCACCTCGGATGATTCTATGAATCTTCTGTTATCAATTTGCAGGCTGTCCAATTGATGATGATAGATTGCAAACGCGCGGTACCGTTGTTGACCCAGCAAAGGGACTTAATCACTCCATCTGAAGTTGTTTCACAACTTTTAGCTGCGGGGGATAAGTGTAATTCGAGATACTATTTACATCTATATCTGCATTCTCTTTTTGAAGCTAACCCACATGCTGGAAGGGACCTCCATGATATGCAGGTATATGGAAAGAGAGTTTGATTATATTTGTATGACTGTTCAATTTTATGTTTGTTAATCTCTGGATTGTCTGGCATACTGAGCACTAGTTTCCCATACCTCTTCGGCATGGTGTCAAAATGGTGTGAAGTAATAAAAAGAGTTACTTAAGAAACATAGTCATCAAATGTTCTCATCGGAATCACTATTTTATATTATGTTGTACAAAGATCTAACATTTCTGTGCCATTATTGACTGACTGTACTAGGTGGAGCTTTATGCAGACTTCGATCCAAAAATGTTGCTCCCGTTTCTTCGCAGTAGTCAACACTATACACTTGAGAAGGTTGGTGCAGTCTGTGGTATTATGAATTAAGCTCCATGCAATATTTTTATGCTTCCTCAATAAGCCCTGCTATCTCCTCTCAGGCGTATGAAATTTGCGTCAAAAGGGATCTTTTGCTAGAGCAAGTTTTCATCCTGGGGAGAATGGGAAATTCGAAACAAGCTCTTGCAGTCATCATAAATAAATTAGGGGATATTTCAGAGGTACCTGCCATTTTGTCTATGGAATTTTAtctgtattttattttaatttcgtTGGTGATGGGATAACACTTTGTACAGGCCATAGAATTTGTAAGTATGCAGCATGATGACGACCTTTGGGAAGAATTGATAAACCAGTGTCTCCATAAGCCTGAAATGGTACTTTGTTGGATTCATTTTGCTGATCACATGCACTTCAAAACACAATCTGTAGGCACATCAGGAGCTCCTTTTTGAAACTCATGAAGCATATTTCTGCTGATTGGCAGGTAGGAGTGTTGCTGGAGCACACTGTTGGCCATCTTGATCCTCTCTACATTGTAAATATGGTTCCCAATGGCTTGGAGATACCTCGGTTAGTGTGATTGCAATATAGTTTTTATGTAACCTCTATCTGTTCTCGTTAGGGGTTGTTTTGTTTCCTAGTGTCAACTGTTGGTGTTTTGTCACACAGTTCCTTCTTGTTGAGTTCTCCTCATGGTTGAAAGAGATTGTTTCAATAGAAGGTCGATAACTTGTTAAAGGGCATGGTTTTCACATCGCTGAAACTTGGAAGCAACTATAAGACAGTAACCCACCTGCTGCAGTATCTATTAGTGATGGGTCAGTTTGAAATTGGCTTCTGATGTATACACAGTTGGTACTCTGCATTCTTATTGCCTGTGTGACTGCTTTATGTCTTAGGAGCTTGATCAGTAAACATTGATGCTAATAATCTGATATTGTCATCCTGGTGTTGGTTGCAAACATTGTGTACAATTTCATAGGTATTTGTTCCTTTTTACTACTATTGTGAAAAGGTTGGGAAGGACAAGTCTCAAACCCTTGGCCATATTGAAGGACAAGTGTCATACCTGAATAGGCACTGACGCATGACCTGAAGCACACATTTTTATGCCGCGTTAACTGAGGCCTATTATATTTGGAAGAGGTCATATTGATGGAGGTAAAGGAAATGGATATAGTGTAAGTGCATGGAAGCAAACCTCCAACTGGCTACAATTCCAAATTTGACAAACACACTGTTAATGCTGTGGCGTTGTGAGCTCCTGTGACTAGTATCTAGGTctgttggtggtggttttgCAGAGCAAGTCCACTCTTAAATTATACCAAATTTATAGAATTGTGCCTTCATTAGATTTGTGAttccttgtttttcttttttccgtacttttttgtttgaatttttttatgctCCCCTACCAGTATGGTGGTTGTTCCGATTCTGTTTATAAACTCTCATTCACTCCTTCGTGATAATTTCTTGCCTTGGTTATGAACACATTGTAGTTCTTTTAGTCTTTATGTTTCATGGGAGTAACGAATCAACCCAATTTCCTTAACCTCTCCATCTGCTGAACTAGTACTGGACCtgtatttgatataaaattccTTTTCAGGCTGAGGGATCGTCTTGTCAAAATCATAACTGACTACAGGACAGAAACTTCTCTCAGACATGGATGTAATGATATTTTAAAGGTACACGGATGTATGTATGATTCctcctctctttcctctctttatTTCCAATGGTTGACGATTTGGAGTAACTGGAAAAATGGCAGGCAGATTGTGTTAACCTTCTAGTCAAATATTACAAAGAAGCAAGGCGTGCAATTTACTTAACCGACGAAGAAGACGAAGCGCGTGCCAAAAGGGACGACAATATGGCTTCTAAGTCAAATGAGCATTCACCCTATATGATAACTACGGAGGTTAAGTCAAAGACAAGGGGAGGGGGAAGGTGTTGCATTTGTTTCGATCCCTTCTCTATACAGAACGTATCTATAGTCGCGTTCTTTTGTTGTCATGCCTATCACACGACTTGTCTTTCGGATTCTACCAATTCGGTTAGTAgcaaaaaagggaaaagccCCGCCTCCGGAAGTGCGTTGTCGTATTACGAGTATGGTAATGGCGATGTTGATGACGaagaggacgacgacgacgatacTGCCTCAGGGGGGCTGCGGATGCGCTGTATCTTGTGTACTACTGCTGCTGGTTGAGTATGAGGTCCATGTGTGgtataattttttaccttttgttGTATTAGCTTGTAAGTCAATAGCTTCTTCTTGTGTTTCTGTTGCCGCTTTTCTTgtgtttccttttattttttcttggcGAGTAGTAGCTTTTTACAGATTTAGGTGGGTGAGttgattatttttgtaagagagagagagagagagagagagagagagagagagagagagagagagagagagagagagagagagagagtttttgacATGCGTTCTATACTTCTATTGTAATGTGGTACTCGTTGAAATGTAAATGGAGTATTACGGTTGCAATCTTCTCGTTGCGTGCCAATATGAAAtattccaaattaaaaaaagagagctgatattggtaccgaccgggccatagggaaaatgcaccgacggccaccggacggccgtctccggtcactggacggccgatccgagccgtccaaaaattttaaaaaataaaaccgagtgggcctacgcgagaatcaatggcatccgaggtgtgtagggtacttgatccaagcacccctttttcgtgtatatacacgtatatacaaatatacacgaaaaaagggtgctcggatcaagtaccctacacacctcggatgccattgattctcgcgtaggcccactcggttttattttttaaaatttttggacggcttggatcggccgtccggtggccggagacagccgtccggtggccgtcggtgcattttccctatgggtccggtcggtaccaataggatttctattaaaaaaaagctGGTCCACGGCGCAGATTTAATTGTAGCCAATTTGTTGAAATTAGATCGGTTGAGGGCAAAACCCTAGTGGCTTCCTTCCAAGAAGACCCTAACCGTAACCTTCAATTTTTCTGTTCCGTTGGCCACGGTGGGGGAGAAATAGCTTCCCCAATCTTTGTTTATATAGGAGAGATGAGGCCGGTATTACTCTAGAAgtgaaacttattcacggcggagccgTTAACAAGTTTTTCACGAATTCGTCCAATCACGGCCGTCTATTTTTGAACGGTCCTTCTATAGTTCGCCTCTTGGGCAGACGATTGTCTTGAGTTTCATGGCATAATGACAATCCTTTATGCAGTGTCAGGATAAAAGTTAAAGTGGGCGGTCACTGGAACGTGAAATCTTGCTTTGTGTTTATTATTATGCTTTTCATTTGAGAGAAGTCACTGTCAATTCCTTGTACATCTTTTTTCAAATGGCAGTTTCACCCCTATTCTCTTGGTAGTTGGTAATGGGTTTGACCAAATTCGTGCCCCTATCCCCCcggatctctctctctaattgaAGGCTGGGAGGAGGAAAAAATTCCAATAAGTCCATGTACAATCCCAttgattgtttctctttcatGTATGTGTGGAGTCCATCTCATACTTTAATATATTAGGCTAAGACATACTGTATGTGAGAAATGAGTAGTCGATAAGTGATTGATAGGAATGTACGTAACATTGCTTAATCACTACATTTTCACATTCAACCTTTTAGTCATTGctttataaaattttactattcattTAAAAGTAGATGGGTAAAATAAAACTTTCATTAACGATAGTCTTTTTGGTTTGGAAGTGAGACAATATTTTGGGACACCAAAAGTGCTAACTCAGACTAAAAAATGTGGACGGATGAAATATTTTACTGAGAGAAATGAGAAATAGAGGGAATGGATATTCAATAGGCTGTGAAATTAGCAGAAGActctactaaagaaaaatgacaaaacacCAACATAAATACAAGAGAAATATGGAGGAGTCAATGAATAGGAAAATTTACTGTTAATCTCataactttttttacttttttaattcttttgtcGAGAATAGTGAATAATCACATCAGAAATTGATacaaacctaaaaaaaaagcgacaaaatgaataaagataggaaaaataaacaaatgacgacttaagaaataaaaaatttgattttttttttaacctttttgtcaaaattgaagtgatctttttaattttttgtcaaaattttagGGAGCAATCATTTGTGTCAATGAAAGGAATTAAGAAAGTATAAAAATTgaaccaagaaaaaaattacgatAAGGGAACacttaaaaacaaaatagaaaattgcttaaaaaaattgtcttttgtgatcttttatttttttcagaatattttactttttaaactccTCCTACCGAGATGACTAACTAATTCTAAAGAGTTGAcatatatttataaaataaaaaaaggtaaaaaaaaataaaaaactctcGAAAACTTGGCAATACAAGTTGAAATCTTAGACCTGAATGACTGGaattggtcaaaagactcaaaacaagGGGAAACACATGGATAAGACTAGTTTTGTAATTTAGCTTCACTGCATAAAGCATTCCGTCCAAAGCCTGACAAGCATTGAAGGACGGAATGGAGACTCTCGTTTTTACAGCGCGTGAGTTCCACTGCTGACCCTTTATAGTCAGCCCTATAGGCTGATTTTAGCTTTTGCCATTTTTgaaatcaatggttgagattgctTCATAATTTGGcaggtaaaaaatattttttacccgtcaaaattgatttttaattcggaccgttcaaaaaCGCTTTGAACGCATGCAATTGGGTTCTGTAAACACATTTTCATGATATCCTTCATAAAAAAAGATATTCTCATTACTCCAGTGCCCAGTTAATCcattttgttccatttttttttttaccttgaaAGTTGAATATATTTATTCAAGTTCAAAGTAGTCTAAAGTCTTAAGGC
The sequence above is a segment of the Rhododendron vialii isolate Sample 1 chromosome 13a, ASM3025357v1 genome. Coding sequences within it:
- the LOC131314989 gene encoding vacuolar protein sorting-associated protein 41 homolog isoform X2 — encoded protein: MPPKPIENGVDGDDEREEEEEDSEDEEEVVEEEEEEEEEEEPRLKYQRMGGSVPSLLASDAASCIAVAERMIALGTHGGAVHILDFLGNQVKEFPAHTATVNDLCFDIEGEYIGSCSDDGSVVINSLFTDERMQFDYHRPMKAIALDPDYAKKTSRRFVAGGLAGHLYLNMKKWIGYRDQVLHSGEGPIHAVKWRTSLIAWANDAGVKVYDTANDQRITFIERPRGSPRPELLLPHLVWQDDILLVIGWGTSVKIASIKSNQNEGTNGTYRHLPISTMNQVDIVASFQTSYFISGIAPFGDSLVVLAYIPGEEDGEKEFSSTIPSRQGQPIGAVVVDMLAFGSYASPRDQGNAQRPEVRVVTWNNDELATDALPVHGFEHYKAKDYSLAHAPFSGSSYAGGQWAAGDEPLYYIVSPKDVVIAKPRDAEDHISWLLQHGWHEKALAAVEAGQGRSELLDEVGSRYLDHLIVERKYAEAASLCPKLLQGSASAWERWVFHFAHLRQLPVLVPYIPTENPRLRDTAYEVALVALATNPSFHKDLLSTVKSWPSALYSTLPVISAIEPQLNTSSVTDVLKEALAELYIIDGQYENAFSLYADLMKPDVFDFIEKHDLHEAIREKAVQLMMIDCKRAVPLLTQQRDLITPSEVVSQLLAAGDKCNSRYYLHLYLHSLFEANPHAGRDLHDMQVELYADFDPKMLLPFLRSSQHYTLEKAYEICVKRDLLLEQVFILGRMGNSKQALAVIINKLGDISEAIEFVSMQHDDDLWEELINQCLHKPEMVGVLLEHTVGHLDPLYIVNMVPNGLEIPRLRDRLVKIITDYRTETSLRHGCNDILKADCVNLLVKYYKEARRAIYLTDEEDEARAKRDDNMASKSNEHSPYMITTEVKSKTRGGGRCCICFDPFSIQNVSIVAFFCCHAYHTTCLSDSTNSVSSKKGKSPASGSALSYYEYGNGDVDDEEDDDDDTASGGLRMRCILCTTAAG
- the LOC131314989 gene encoding vacuolar protein sorting-associated protein 41 homolog isoform X4, coding for MPPKPIENGVDGDDEREEEEEDSEDEEEVVEEEEEEEEEEEPRLKYQRMGGSVPSLLASDAASCIAVAERMIALGTHGGAVHILDFLGNQVKEFPAHTATVNDLCFDIEGEYIGSCSDDGSVVINSLFTDERMQFDYHRPMKAIALDPDYAKKTSRRFVAGGLAGHLYLNMKKWIGYRDQVLHSGEGPIHAVKWRTSLIAWANDAGVKVYDTANDQRITFIERPRGSPRPELLLPHLVWQDDILLVIGWGTSVKIASIKSNQNEGTNGTYRHLPISTMNQVDIVASFQTSYFISGIAPFGDSLVVLAYIPGEEDGEKEFSSTIPSRQGNAQRPEVRVVTWNNDELATDALPVHGFEHYKAKDYSLAHAPFSGSSYAGGQWAAGDEPLYYIVSPKDVVIAKPRDAEDHISWLLQHGWHEKALAAVEAGQGRSELLDEVGSRYLDHLIVERKYAEAASLCPKLLQGSASAWERWVFHFAHLRQLPVLVPYIPTENPRLRDTAYEVALVALATNPSFHKDLLSTVKSWPSALYSTLPVISAIEPQLNTSSVTDVLKEALAELYIIDGQYENAFSLYADLMKPDVFDFIEKHDLHEAIREKAVQLMMIDCKRAVPLLTQQRDLITPSEVVSQLLAAGDKCNSRYYLHLYLHSLFEANPHAGRDLHDMQVELYADFDPKMLLPFLRSSQHYTLEKAYEICVKRDLLLEQVFILGRMGNSKQALAVIINKLGDISEAIEFVSMQHDDDLWEELINQCLHKPEMVGVLLEHTVGHLDPLYIVNMVPNGLEIPRLRDRLVKIITDYRTETSLRHGCNDILKADCVNLLVKYYKEARRAIYLTDEEDEARAKRDDNMASKSNEHSPYMITTEVKSKTRGGGRCCICFDPFSIQNVSIVAFFCCHAYHTTCLSDSTNSVSSKKGKSPASGSALSYYEYGNGDVDDEEDDDDDTASGGLRMRCILCTTAAG